ACCCACGAGGGGCACGTCGTCTCGGTCGCGCTGCTGGCCCGCGAGGGGGCGCTTCCGGCGGACCTGCGGGCGCACATGTACGAGGGCGGCCGGGTGCGCGGGAACATGATCCCCGACGTGCTGACGAGCCAGCTGCGCGACGAGCGGGCGGGGATCCCCGAAGGGCTGCGCGTGCTACGGATCGCGACCCACCACGCCGTCCGCTCGCGCGGTCTGGGATCGCGCCTGCTCTCGGCGATCCGCGAGGAGGTCGCCGACGACGTGGACTGGCTCGGTACGGGCTACGGCGCGACCCCCGAACTCCTCCAGTTCTGGCGGGCCAACGGCTTTTCCACCGTGCATCTCTCGACGACGCGCAACGACGCCAGCGGGGAGTACTCCGCGGTGATGCTCGCCCCCACGAGCGACGCCGGCCGCGAGTTGGCCGAGCGCCACTCGCGGTGGTTCGTCGACCGCGTCGCGGCGATGCTGTCCGACCCGCTGGACGACGTTGACCCCGACGTGGTGCGCGCGGCGCTCCGGAGCGTCGACGCGACGCCCGAACTCGGTCTCTCCGAGTGGGAGTGGCGCCTGCTCGCCGGGATGACCGGCGGCGCCGGTATCTTCGACACCTCGCCGCGGCCGCTCCGGCGGTTGACCGTCCGGTACCTGACCGAGGCCGGGCCGCCCGACGACGAACCGCTGACTTCCCGCCAGGAGCGCCTGCTCGTTCGGAAGGCGCTGCAGGGCCACCCCTGGGGCGCGGTCGCCGCGGAGCTGAACTTTCACTCCCACGGCCAGTGCATGCGGGCGCTGGGGGAGGCGACCCGACCGCTGGTTTCACGGTTCGGCGGCCCGAAGGTCGGGGCGGAACTGGAGCGACTGAAATGATGCAACTCCCCGCGCTCGACGCCCTCCCCGTCGACCTGTTCGTGATCGTCGCGTTCGTCCTGCTGGTCGGCGGCGTCGTCGGCAGCGTCACCCCGCTGGTCCCCGGCGGGATCCTCTCGCTCGCCGGCGTCGTCGTCTACTGGTGGGCCAGCGGCTTCGCCGAACCGAACGTCTTCGTCCTCTCGGGGCTGCTGTTCGTCGCGCTGATCGCCGTCGCGACCGACTGGCTCGCCGGCGCCGTCTCCGCGAAGGCCGGCGGCGCCTCGACCCGGACGACCGTGATCGCCACCGTCGTCGGCCTGGTCGGCCTCGTGTGGGGCCCGCTGGGATTCCTCCTCGGCACCGCCGGCACCGTCTTCGTCCTCGAACTGGCCGACGGCGGCGAGATCGAGGGGAGCGCCCGCGCGGCCGGCGTGACGCTACTCGGGATGCTCACCTCCAGCGTCCTCCAGATACTGCTGACCGCCGGCGTCCTCGTCGCCATGGTCGGCGTCTTCCTGCTCTGAGTTCGCTTTCGTTCGGTTCGGGTTGCGAGTTGAGCAGTGGTTTCTGATTGAGTTGGTGTGGAAGGAAGTTGGGTAAGAGCGACCGCAGTCGACGCTAGGCGTTGAAAGCCCTCGGCGCGCTCGCGGTCGCTGAGGCGGGATATCCGCGCTCTCGGCACCGCCCGCGCGGATAGTGGCCCGCTCAGGCGACTAAAGTGAACGCGAGCCCACCTCGCCCTTTCAGTCCGCCAGGAAACCGCCCCGCACAGCACCGCAGACGGCCACGAACCTCCCCAGCCGATTCGTTCGCTTCGCTCACTCATCCCTCGCGCGGCTTCCGTCGCGCGCATGAAAGCGCGCGACAGCGCACGCCACCGCACCGCAACCGCTCACTCCACCACCTGTACTGAACACTCCGGGTGTAGCCACCAAAGACTACCCTCGCGGCGCTCGAAGCGGGGGTATGGTCGAGTGCGCGGAGGACGGGTGCGGGGCCGAGGCGGTCGTGGAGTTGCACGTCCCCTGGGGCGCTAACCGGCGGGTCTGCGCCGGGCACGCGCGGGTGATCGCCCGACAGGACGGCGTGGTCGCGGACCCGCTGGAGGGGCACGACGAGGAGTGGCCCTGAATCGCCGCGGGGGCGGAGTACCGCGGCGGTCGGGCGGTCAGTCCGACTTCGAGGAGCGGTGCATCCACTGGTCCGAGCGGTAGGACTGGGCCACGTCGAGACACCGCTCGACGAGCGGGTGGGAGTCGTAGCTGACCACGCCCTCCTCGCGGTCGAACTCGACGACCCCGGCGTCGTCGAGCTTCGGGAGGTGGCGGTGGTGGAGCGACGACGCGAGCGCGTCGGGGTCCGCCTCGCACTCCGTCGCGACGGCGTCGACGAGCGCCGGGAGTTCCAGCGCCCCGCGGGGCGCCGCGCGGAGGAACTCGACGACCGCTCTTCGCCGTCGGTCCGCGAGCAACTCGAACGCCGTATCGAGTTCGTCCTCGTCGTCGACCGTCATCGACTACGACTTTGTGAGAACGTCGTATAAAAGACTACCGTGGTGGACCCGGAAACCGTCGCCGAACGACCGTTTCGCTCCCGTGAGTTCCGAGCGGGCGGTCCCCGAACCGCGAGGGGCGTCGCCGAACCCCTCAGACGGTCGTCGCGAGCATCACCTCGTCGAGGTACTCGCCGTCGATCTTGTAGTGGTCCTCGCGGACCGCCTCGACCTCCCAGCCGTGGCCTTCGAGGAACTCGATGGCGCCCTCGTTGGCGTCGGGGACGCTGTTGTAGATCTTCTCGTAGCCGTTGTCGCTGGCCCACTCGACGCCGCGTTCGAGGAGTTCGCTGCCGATGCCGTGGCCGCGGTACTGGTCGAGGACGCCGACGGTGAGTTCGGCGGTGTGGTCGAGTTTCGCCGTCTCGTGGGTGTTGAGGTTGACCCAGCCGACGACCTCGCCGTCGACGGTGGCGACGAAGAACACGCGGGACTGCAGTTCGTTGTGCCGCAACAGCACCTCCTCGGACTCGACCACGTCGGCGACCGTCTCGGCGTCGACGTAGGTGCCGCCGCCGATGGCCTGGCGGATCACGCCCACCAGCCCCGTCAGGTCCTCCTCGCGGGCGCGGCGGATCGTCACCTGCACCCCGTCCGAACTGAACTCCTCCTCGAGTTCGTCCTCGTACGCGATCCGCAACTCCCCCTCCGACTCCAGCAGGACGCCGTCGCGCTTGAGGATAGCGACGTGGTGGCCGAACGCCCGCGGATCCATCTCCAGCGCCCGGCGAGCCTTCCGGGGCTCGACCGACCCGTGACGCTCGACGTAGTCGTAGATGTCGCGCCGGTCGTCGTGGTCGAACGAGAGCTCCGCTGTGAGTTCCATGCGTATCGGTACCACGCCGCGACACTTAGCATTTGTCACGGTCGATCGAGATAGAAGGAGCGCCGGCGGTGGGACAGACCGCACCGGAGTCACTCGCGGTCGCGGTCGGGGACGCCCGTCAGGATCCGGGCCACGTCGGCGACGTCGTGGGTGTCGAGCAGCGCCTCGGCCGCGGTCCGGACGGAGTGGTCTGCGTCGATGTCGACGCCGTAGCAGCGGGCGTACAGTTCCAGGTAGGTGTTCAGCGCCCGCTCCAGCCGGTCGAACTCCGCCTCGCCGAAGCGGTCCCACTCGCCCGAGCGGGCGTCGACGTAGACGGCGACGGCTTCGCCGACGCCCTCCCGGCAGACGGCCGTCGCGCGCTCCTTGTCCGGTGGGTCGACCGGCGGGACGAACGACTCCTCGGCGGCGGCCGCCTCGTCGGCCAACTCGTCGATGCGGTCGCGGTACTTCGATGGCATGGACGGGTGATTCGGTGTGAGCGGTCGAGTCCGTCAGCCCTGTTCGTACTCGACGCCCTTGCCGCCCCGGGGATGAGTCCAGTCGGTGTCGGCGACGACGGCGCAGGTGCCGCACTCGACGCAGGGCTGGGTGTCGAGGCTGACGACGTGCTCCTCGGAGCCGTTCGTCCCGACGTACTCGTCGCGGTAGCAGCCGCCGCCGAAGTCCTTCGCGCTGACCGGACAGGCCGTCACCGCCGTCCCGCTGGCGGCGAAGGAGTTGTCCCGCAGCTCGATGTGCGGGTTGCCCTCGTCGATGTCGTAGGTCAGGTCGCCGATCCGGTCGTCCAGCTCCGGCGGTTCGATCGTGTTGACGCCCTCGACCGGTGCGCCGAGTTCCTCGGCGATGACGGTCGGGACGGTGACGTAGCCCATCCGCGTGTCCGGGAGCATCCCCATGAGGAACGGGGAGTTGAACAGCGACTCCGCGCGGTCCCCGAGCGCCGAGATCGCGGCCCGGCCGAGCGCGGAGTCGGTCACGGCGTTCATCGCCGAGGCGACGGGGCCGACCTCGCCGA
The window above is part of the Halosimplex rubrum genome. Proteins encoded here:
- a CDS encoding DUF456 domain-containing protein, whose protein sequence is MQLPALDALPVDLFVIVAFVLLVGGVVGSVTPLVPGGILSLAGVVVYWWASGFAEPNVFVLSGLLFVALIAVATDWLAGAVSAKAGGASTRTTVIATVVGLVGLVWGPLGFLLGTAGTVFVLELADGGEIEGSARAAGVTLLGMLTSSVLQILLTAGVLVAMVGVFLL
- a CDS encoding GNAT family N-acetyltransferase, which gives rise to MELTAELSFDHDDRRDIYDYVERHGSVEPRKARRALEMDPRAFGHHVAILKRDGVLLESEGELRIAYEDELEEEFSSDGVQVTIRRAREEDLTGLVGVIRQAIGGGTYVDAETVADVVESEEVLLRHNELQSRVFFVATVDGEVVGWVNLNTHETAKLDHTAELTVGVLDQYRGHGIGSELLERGVEWASDNGYEKIYNSVPDANEGAIEFLEGHGWEVEAVREDHYKIDGEYLDEVMLATTV
- a CDS encoding DUF7344 domain-containing protein; translation: MTVDDEDELDTAFELLADRRRRAVVEFLRAAPRGALELPALVDAVATECEADPDALASSLHHRHLPKLDDAGVVEFDREEGVVSYDSHPLVERCLDVAQSYRSDQWMHRSSKSD